From bacterium, one genomic window encodes:
- a CDS encoding redoxin family protein, producing the protein MSMAHRKTLFLFAFAALYLALSCGRYERQYDGDPIAADDAGTVEFEADEADEGCDLAEDALPNFTWPDHRGQTVRLHDFCGRAVMVSVGAGWCVPCREEAPLYERDLWDVYKDEGFMLIEVIVENNEGGAPDTKFLADWRNEYGLTYPIVRDVAKGFPRYISGYDDWTEFLTNVDLPYVAFVDKRMSVRATANLYDRAAFAAQIEELIDEEF; encoded by the coding sequence ATGTCCATGGCCCACCGCAAAACCCTTTTTCTTTTCGCATTCGCCGCGCTTTATCTCGCACTCTCCTGCGGCCGCTACGAGCGCCAATACGACGGCGATCCCATCGCGGCGGACGACGCCGGGACGGTGGAGTTCGAGGCCGACGAGGCGGATGAGGGCTGCGACCTCGCCGAAGATGCGCTGCCGAATTTCACGTGGCCGGACCATCGCGGCCAGACGGTGCGCCTGCACGATTTCTGCGGCCGGGCGGTCATGGTCAGCGTCGGCGCGGGGTGGTGCGTTCCGTGCCGCGAGGAAGCACCGCTTTATGAGCGCGACCTGTGGGACGTCTATAAGGACGAAGGCTTCATGCTCATCGAGGTCATCGTCGAGAACAACGAGGGCGGCGCGCCCGACACGAAATTCCTTGCCGATTGGCGCAACGAATATGGACTCACCTATCCGATCGTGCGCGATGTCGCCAAGGGTTTTCCGCGTTATATCTCGGGGTATGACGACTGGACGGAGTTTCTGACGAACGTCGATCTGCCGTACGTCGCGTTTGTCGATAAACGCATGTCCGTGCGCGCAACGGCGAACCTCTACGATCGCGCCGCGTTCGCCGCACAGATCGAAGAATTGATCGACGAGGAATTTTGA
- a CDS encoding B12-binding domain-containing radical SAM protein: protein MKNTARPIKKITFLYTPYGAIKNEPGIKVVKDNYGVFPSLSLAYVAGVAEQAGYKIQFIDAHALRLTKDQTIERIRAFDPDLVSYTVTTYLFHQSLEWIRDMKAATGIPTLVGGVHMGIYPKESLTHDCIDYGITGEAEETLPELLDAINNGRDLNSVDGIVYRNGDGEIVETTPRPLFKDVDKAPFPSRYQLPNHVYYSFISQYRNFTPLITSRGCPFRCIFCEQGGLRFRPRSPENIADEIQECHDAYGVREFDFFDSSFTTDKRRVIKICEEIINRKQKVYWAVRSRVDLITPEMLGYLKEAGCKRIYYGIESGNEEILETLKKKTTIKKIKDIVTETARHGIDTFGYFMVGNPGESPATVQQTIDLATSMPLDYAQFSKVTPMPATKLYDMMMKEGGVDYWRHAILNPGDDVYIPRPACDMSEEEVQAWTRKCYMRFYFRPSYVWRALRRLKSFEELKRSIGTALRMIVEQKKHIARLRGSRVKGLQNA, encoded by the coding sequence ATGAAAAACACGGCACGGCCGATCAAGAAAATTACGTTCCTGTACACGCCGTACGGCGCAATCAAGAACGAACCGGGCATCAAGGTCGTGAAGGACAACTACGGCGTCTTCCCGAGCCTCTCGCTTGCGTACGTCGCCGGCGTCGCCGAACAGGCGGGCTACAAGATCCAGTTCATCGACGCGCACGCGCTGCGCCTCACCAAAGACCAGACCATCGAACGCATCCGCGCGTTCGATCCCGACCTGGTTTCGTACACCGTCACGACGTACCTCTTCCATCAGAGCCTCGAGTGGATCCGCGACATGAAGGCGGCGACGGGCATCCCGACGCTTGTCGGCGGCGTGCACATGGGCATCTATCCGAAAGAGTCGCTGACGCACGACTGCATCGATTACGGCATCACCGGCGAGGCGGAAGAGACGCTTCCCGAATTGCTCGACGCGATCAACAACGGACGCGACCTGAATTCGGTGGACGGCATCGTCTATCGCAACGGCGACGGCGAGATCGTCGAAACGACGCCGCGACCGCTGTTCAAGGACGTGGACAAGGCGCCGTTCCCTTCGCGCTACCAGCTTCCGAATCACGTCTACTATTCGTTTATCAGCCAGTACCGGAATTTCACGCCGCTGATCACCAGCCGCGGCTGTCCGTTCCGCTGCATCTTCTGCGAGCAGGGTGGCCTGCGTTTCCGCCCGCGATCGCCCGAGAACATCGCGGACGAGATTCAGGAATGCCACGACGCCTACGGCGTGCGCGAGTTCGATTTCTTCGACTCGAGTTTCACGACCGACAAGCGCCGCGTCATCAAGATCTGCGAGGAGATCATCAACCGGAAGCAGAAGGTCTATTGGGCGGTCCGCAGCCGCGTGGACCTCATCACCCCGGAGATGCTCGGCTACCTGAAAGAGGCCGGCTGCAAGCGCATTTACTACGGTATCGAATCCGGCAACGAGGAAATCCTCGAGACGCTGAAGAAAAAGACGACGATCAAGAAGATCAAGGACATCGTCACGGAGACCGCCAGGCACGGCATCGACACCTTCGGCTATTTCATGGTCGGCAATCCGGGCGAGTCGCCGGCGACGGTGCAGCAGACGATCGACCTCGCTACGAGCATGCCGCTTGACTACGCGCAGTTTTCCAAGGTCACGCCGATGCCCGCGACCAAGCTCTACGACATGATGATGAAGGAAGGCGGCGTCGATTACTGGCGGCACGCGATCCTGAACCCGGGCGACGACGTCTACATCCCGCGGCCCGCCTGCGACATGAGCGAGGAAGAGGTCCAGGCGTGGACGCGCAAGTGCTACATGAGATTCTATTTCCGCCCGAGCTACGTATGGCGCGCGTTGAGGCGCCTGAAGAGCTTCGAGGAATTGAAGCGATCCATCGGCACCGCGTTGCGCATGATCGTCGAGCAGAAAAAGCACATCGCCCGGCTTCGCGGAAGCCGCGTCAAAGGTTTGCAGAACGCATGA
- a CDS encoding radical SAM protein, translating into MKRARVFLGNAPWRKPGYYGVRAGSRWPHFEDEKMEYMPFPFFMAYAAAVTERGGFPTLLIDAIAEGIGDDEFIARIRDFNPDIIVLEVSTNSIQRDMVVIDLIHGEFPDRKLVLCGLHADMYKPEFLVANPKVDAVMMGEYEPTLLEFCERTDAGADWSGTAGAMTRDAGGSPVDGGRRELEMDLTKYPWPMRSSLPMYNYRDEPGNLPRPSVQLWASRGCPYKCTFCAWPQIMYASHKYRIRPVDDIVDEMEWLHKEYGFKSAYFDDDTFNIGKQRMLQFCREVKSRNMDLAWGIMSRADLMDREILEAMRGAGLWGLKYGVESGDQTILDNCEKSLDIEKVRQSIRMTHELGIKMHLTFIFGLPGETWDTAMKTIDTALEFAPESVQFTVATPFPGSKYWEQMQSKKQLMSLDFDKYDGFRSAVVRTDALSDRDLEQILREANRRWDEFRNKREMERRRKAVA; encoded by the coding sequence ATGAAACGCGCGCGCGTATTCCTCGGCAACGCCCCCTGGCGAAAACCCGGATATTACGGCGTGCGCGCCGGCAGCCGCTGGCCGCATTTTGAAGACGAGAAGATGGAGTACATGCCCTTCCCGTTTTTCATGGCCTATGCCGCGGCCGTGACCGAACGCGGCGGGTTTCCCACGCTGCTGATCGACGCGATCGCCGAGGGGATCGGCGACGACGAGTTCATCGCGCGCATCCGCGATTTCAATCCCGACATCATCGTGCTCGAGGTTTCGACCAACTCCATCCAGCGCGACATGGTGGTCATCGATCTCATTCACGGCGAATTCCCCGACCGCAAGCTCGTTCTCTGCGGCCTGCACGCCGACATGTACAAGCCCGAATTCCTCGTCGCCAATCCCAAGGTTGACGCGGTGATGATGGGCGAATACGAACCGACGCTGCTTGAGTTTTGCGAGCGGACCGACGCGGGCGCGGATTGGTCCGGAACCGCCGGCGCGATGACGCGCGACGCGGGCGGCTCGCCGGTCGATGGCGGGCGCCGCGAACTCGAAATGGACCTGACCAAATATCCGTGGCCGATGCGTTCGAGCCTGCCGATGTACAACTACCGCGACGAGCCGGGCAATCTGCCGCGCCCGTCGGTGCAGCTTTGGGCCAGCCGCGGCTGCCCCTACAAGTGCACCTTCTGCGCGTGGCCTCAGATCATGTACGCTTCGCACAAGTACCGCATCCGTCCCGTGGACGACATCGTCGACGAGATGGAATGGCTCCACAAGGAATACGGCTTCAAGAGCGCGTACTTCGACGACGACACGTTCAACATCGGCAAGCAGCGCATGTTGCAGTTCTGCCGGGAAGTGAAAAGCCGCAACATGGACCTGGCCTGGGGCATCATGTCGCGCGCGGATCTGATGGACCGCGAGATCCTCGAAGCGATGCGCGGCGCGGGCCTGTGGGGCCTCAAATACGGCGTCGAAAGCGGCGATCAGACGATCCTCGACAACTGCGAGAAATCGCTGGACATCGAAAAGGTGCGGCAGTCGATCCGCATGACGCACGAGCTCGGCATCAAGATGCACCTCACGTTCATCTTCGGCCTTCCGGGCGAGACCTGGGACACGGCCATGAAGACGATCGACACGGCGCTCGAGTTCGCGCCGGAGTCGGTGCAGTTCACCGTCGCCACGCCGTTCCCGGGCTCCAAATATTGGGAGCAGATGCAAAGCAAGAAGCAGCTCATGTCGCTCGACTTCGATAAGTACGACGGCTTCCGCTCCGCCGTCGTGCGCACCGACGCGCTCTCCGACCGCGACCTCGAGCAGATCCTGCGCGAGGCCAATCGCCGCTGGGACGAGTTCCGCAACAAGCGCGAGATGGAACGCCGCCGCAAGGCCGTCGCGTAA